The Sorangiineae bacterium MSr11367 genome window below encodes:
- a CDS encoding FAD-dependent monooxygenase, translating into MTEQMQSFKGAHAIVLGGGIAGLATAGTLTRHFAEVTLIERDRYPDRADVRQHTPHGAHVHILLAGGLVTLSRLIPELASWLDEMGRDEADLTHHTRVAYEGRWLPRARSGVPIRPCTRAEVEQLLLRNVRRHASIRVLDGSTVQSLVGDGRITGVKFTREGVSDVLSADLVVDAMGRGTPSRRWLEAAGLSAVEELTVDAGVVYASAWFEPPKGIDDDWVALATLPAIPREPHMGVAIRFGPDRMLCSAIGYGSPRPPRTIDEMAHRMEALCVPHLARLVRASKATSDVVVYANTQNRWRRWGRLPRFPDGLVIIGDAVCSLNPRYGQGMTVASLGAERLDRELDAHFARHGNLTGFSHRFQRSLEAVLAVPWQIALMEDRSWVSVLSGAAPSPLSKLVLAGSQRVLQTAFSDIDTYIRFMRLAHLLDAPTRMLAPRTLARIARGGHRAGEPEAPSIGLA; encoded by the coding sequence ATGACGGAACAAATGCAGTCGTTCAAAGGGGCGCATGCCATAGTGCTGGGCGGCGGAATCGCGGGTCTGGCCACCGCGGGCACACTGACTCGCCACTTCGCCGAGGTGACGCTCATCGAGCGCGATCGATACCCGGACAGGGCCGACGTGCGTCAACACACGCCCCACGGGGCCCATGTGCACATCTTGTTGGCCGGCGGGCTGGTAACGCTCTCCCGGTTGATCCCCGAGCTGGCGAGTTGGCTCGACGAGATGGGCCGTGATGAGGCCGACCTCACGCACCACACGCGGGTGGCCTACGAGGGGCGCTGGCTTCCGCGTGCGCGGTCGGGCGTGCCGATCCGCCCGTGCACGCGCGCCGAGGTGGAACAGTTGCTCCTCCGGAACGTGCGTCGCCATGCCAGCATCCGCGTGCTGGATGGGAGCACGGTGCAAAGCCTGGTCGGGGACGGGCGGATCACCGGGGTGAAGTTCACCCGCGAGGGCGTCTCCGACGTGCTTTCGGCGGACCTGGTGGTGGACGCGATGGGCCGTGGTACGCCGTCTCGTCGCTGGCTGGAGGCGGCGGGGCTATCCGCGGTGGAGGAGCTCACCGTCGATGCCGGGGTGGTCTATGCATCGGCGTGGTTCGAGCCGCCCAAGGGGATCGACGACGATTGGGTGGCGCTGGCCACGCTGCCTGCGATCCCGCGGGAGCCGCACATGGGCGTGGCGATCCGTTTCGGGCCTGACAGGATGCTGTGCTCGGCGATCGGATATGGGAGCCCGCGGCCACCCCGCACGATCGACGAGATGGCGCACCGCATGGAGGCCCTCTGCGTGCCGCACCTCGCGAGGCTGGTTCGGGCGTCGAAGGCCACCAGCGACGTGGTGGTCTATGCCAACACGCAGAACCGCTGGCGCCGCTGGGGGCGACTCCCACGCTTTCCCGACGGACTGGTGATCATCGGCGATGCGGTGTGCAGTTTGAATCCGCGCTACGGGCAGGGGATGACCGTGGCGTCGCTGGGGGCCGAGCGGCTGGATCGCGAATTGGATGCGCACTTCGCGCGGCACGGGAACCTTACGGGGTTCTCGCACCGCTTCCAAAGGAGCCTCGAGGCCGTGCTGGCGGTGCCATGGCAGATCGCGCTGATGGAGGATCGGTCATGGGTATCGGTGCTCTCGGGCGCGGCACCGTCGCCGCTGAGCAAGCTGGTGCTCGCCGGCTCGCAGCGGGTGCTCCAGACGGCCTTTTCGGACATCGACACGTACATCCGATTCATGCGGCTGGCCCATCTGCTCGATGCGCCCACGCGGATGCTTGCACCGCGCACGCTGGCTCGGATTGCGCGCGGCGGTCATCGGGCGGGGGAGCCGGAGGCGCCGAGTATTGGCTTGGCATGA
- a CDS encoding HAD-IA family hydrolase produces MAHIAPVYDTLIIDIGDVLFTWSAETKTAISPRTLRKILNTATWFEYEKGQRSEVDCYSTIGRELDLSPDDIAAALRGARDSLMARTEMVTLLRELKPGRRVYAMSNISEPDAIVLRNKLLDWDVFDRVFTSAAAGARKPNIDFYQYVLEQTGADPRRTIFVDDRLDNLVTARSFGMRGVAYDHFANVERTLRNLCGDPVERGEAFLHAHAKNHLSYTSTHQTINENFTQLLLLEATGDPSLVDYTEYEGPFNFFREAEQSAEFPCDVDTTSVGLTVSERIAPSIKDGVMDEILRLRSSDRIVPVYFDRRRSRLDPVVCTNALTLFYANERGHELAETLDWVHRVLQYRAYIEGTRYYESPEAFLFFISRLLDVAPELRSRLGPLLAARVRERLGARGDALALAMRLIVCAKLNIEASVDVRTLLDLQEVDGAWSGWFYKFGSSGVLSGNRGLTTALAVKAIEGQRRLRNAIARPTADSMEIARPQRRDGVIEKRASRRPCAGLGTSATKKPSASCDKETGIAFSRADQPTG; encoded by the coding sequence ATGGCACACATAGCACCGGTCTATGACACGCTGATCATCGACATCGGCGATGTCTTGTTTACTTGGTCGGCGGAGACGAAGACCGCGATCTCTCCTCGGACGCTACGCAAAATCTTGAACACCGCCACGTGGTTCGAATACGAAAAAGGCCAGCGAAGCGAGGTGGACTGCTATTCCACCATCGGCCGAGAACTGGATTTGTCGCCAGACGACATTGCCGCAGCCCTTCGAGGAGCTCGAGACTCCTTGATGGCCCGCACCGAAATGGTCACCCTCCTCCGAGAGCTCAAACCGGGCCGCAGGGTGTATGCGATGTCCAACATCTCCGAACCGGACGCCATCGTCCTCCGCAACAAGCTTCTCGACTGGGACGTCTTCGACCGCGTCTTCACCTCGGCGGCGGCAGGCGCACGCAAGCCCAACATTGATTTCTACCAATACGTCTTGGAGCAGACGGGGGCCGATCCACGAAGAACCATCTTCGTGGACGACAGGCTCGACAACCTGGTCACTGCTCGCTCTTTCGGCATGCGCGGCGTGGCCTACGATCATTTCGCCAACGTCGAACGTACGCTTCGAAACCTTTGCGGAGATCCCGTGGAGCGCGGCGAGGCCTTCCTTCACGCGCATGCGAAGAACCATCTATCGTATACGTCGACTCACCAGACGATAAACGAAAACTTCACCCAGCTTCTCCTTCTCGAGGCGACGGGCGATCCCTCATTGGTCGACTACACCGAGTACGAAGGCCCTTTCAATTTTTTCCGCGAGGCCGAGCAATCCGCGGAATTTCCATGCGACGTCGATACGACGTCCGTGGGGCTCACCGTTTCCGAGCGCATCGCCCCGTCGATCAAAGATGGGGTCATGGACGAGATCCTTCGGCTTCGCAGCTCCGATCGTATCGTCCCCGTGTACTTCGATCGCCGTCGATCGCGCCTCGATCCCGTCGTCTGCACCAATGCCTTGACCTTGTTCTACGCCAACGAACGCGGTCACGAGCTCGCGGAAACGCTCGACTGGGTCCATCGCGTGCTGCAATACCGCGCTTACATCGAAGGAACGCGGTATTACGAATCCCCCGAAGCCTTTCTCTTCTTCATCTCTCGTTTGCTCGACGTGGCCCCGGAACTTCGATCGCGGCTCGGGCCGCTCTTGGCCGCTCGCGTGCGCGAGCGGCTGGGCGCACGAGGCGATGCATTGGCGCTCGCCATGCGGTTGATCGTTTGTGCCAAGCTAAACATCGAGGCATCCGTCGACGTCCGAACGCTTCTCGATTTACAAGAGGTGGACGGTGCGTGGTCGGGCTGGTTCTACAAATTCGGCTCTTCCGGCGTTCTCAGTGGAAATCGCGGCTTGACCACCGCGCTGGCCGTCAAGGCCATCGAGGGCCAACGCCGCCTCCGGAATGCGATCGCCAGGCCCACCGCGGACAGCATGGAGATCGCCAGGCCCCAGCGGCGCGATGGCGTCATCGAAAAGCGCGCTTCGAGGCGGCCATGTGCCGGGCTGGGGACCTCCGCGACCAAAAAGCCGTCGGCATCGTGCGACAAGGAGACGGGGATCGCGTTCAGCCGCGCGGACCAGCCCACCGGATAG